In the genome of Fervidobacterium nodosum Rt17-B1, the window CTTGAAACTTTAAAAATTGGTTCAAGGAGTGAAATAAAAAGACTCATAACTCAAGGTGGAGTTTACTTCGACAACAACAGAATTGACAATTTTAAAGCAAATGTTGAAATAAGCAAAGAACACATACTAAGAGTTGGGAAAAGACAATTTATAAAGATTTTAGCAATTTAATGTTATAAAATATCTTTGGAAAATTATCAAATTGTATTTTGCTTTACGTACTAAATGTGTTATAATTTTTTTGTAAGTATTTTATATTCTAAAAAGGGGGTAGTTATTTATGAAAAAATTTTTAACAGTTATTAGCATTTTGATTTTCATTGTCACAGCTATGGCAGCTTTCAGAGATATTCCAAAAGGCCACTGGGCTAAGAATTATGTTGAAAGGCTTGAGCAGATAGGTATAGTTACAGGTTTCCCAGATGGAACATACCGTGGTGACGAAGCAGTAACAAGATATCAAATCGCTTTGTTTATTTCCCGCACACTTGACTATGTTGAGCAATCACTTTCTTCTTTGAAAACACAATTGAACGAAAACAAAGGGAACATTGAAAATTTGGAAAATACCATTCAAGATATGAAACTTACACTCGAACTTCACGATCAAGATATTATAAAACTTTACGACCTTGTTACACAGCTTGGAGATAAATTCGTTTACACAGACGAAGAAGGCAATCAACAAGAAGTTAACGTTGTAGAATTGAAGAACGATATAGCAAGCATAAGTGATATCCTCAATGGTCTTGCGGCTCAGCTTGGAGATGTTGATTACCTTTTGAGAAAACAAATTTCAGATTTAGACAAGAAAACATCCGCAAAAGACGATGAACTTTCCAACTTAACAGCTGAATTATCACAAAAAGTTTCAGATTTAAGCGAACAAATTGAAACCTTACAAGCAAAAATCGAAGATTTGAACGACACGGTAGTAAACATATACAACACCCTTTCTGAAGCCATAATGGGTTTACAAGAATCTTTGGCTACTTTGGAAGCATCTTTAACTGAAAAAACAGATGAAATTGAGACAAGAATTCTCAATATAGAAAATACACTTGAAACAGGATTACCAGTATTAAGAGACGCGATTTACGGACTT includes:
- a CDS encoding S-layer homology domain-containing protein, whose translation is MKKFLTVISILIFIVTAMAAFRDIPKGHWAKNYVERLEQIGIVTGFPDGTYRGDEAVTRYQIALFISRTLDYVEQSLSSLKTQLNENKGNIENLENTIQDMKLTLELHDQDIIKLYDLVTQLGDKFVYTDEEGNQQEVNVVELKNDIASISDILNGLAAQLGDVDYLLRKQISDLDKKTSAKDDELSNLTAELSQKVSDLSEQIETLQAKIEDLNDTVVNIYNTLSEAIMGLQESLATLEASLTEKTDEIETRILNIENTLETGLPVLRDAIYGLSEDLANAQEALKTYTDVIAENLQNQIDEHAQANDEEFAKVYEAISNLQDMLARAILGQQEEIANLSTKLDKLNELVVNFSSETNEKISVLDERLGLLENQVASLSQVVEEVKADKSDVEEINKELAKKATKEELEQAKTIATWGVVTGVSGLLIGIIALGKILGWF